One genomic region from Streptomyces sp. NBC_01304 encodes:
- the ettA gene encoding energy-dependent translational throttle protein EttA produces MAEYIYTMRKTRKAHGDKVILDDVTLSFLPGAKIGVVGPNGAGKSTVLKIMAGLEQPSNGDAFLSPGYSVGILMQEPKLDESKTVLENVQDGAAEIMGKLQRFNEVAELMATDYSDALMEEMGKLQEDLDHANAWDLDAQLEQAMDALGCPPGDWPVVNLSGGEKRRVALCKLLIEAPDLLLLDEPTNHLDAESVNWLEQHLSKYAGAVVAVTHDRYFLNNVAEWILELDRGRAIPYEGNYSTYLDKKASRLKVEGRKDEKRAKRLKEELEWVRSNAKGRQTKSKARLARYEEMAAEADKMRKLDFEEIQIPPGPRLGSIVVEVENLSKAFGDKVLIDDLSFTLPRNGIVGIIGPNGAGKTTLFKMLQGLETPDSGSIKIGDTVKISYVDQSRANIDPKKTLWAVVSDELDYINVGQVEMPSRAYVSAFGFKGPDQQKPAGVLSGGERNRLNLALTLKEGGNLLLLDEPTNDLDVETLSSLENALLEFPGAAVVISHDRWFLDRVATHILAYEGESKWYWFEGNFESYEKNKIERLGADAARPHRATYKKLTRG; encoded by the coding sequence TTGGCTGAGTACATCTACACGATGCGCAAGACGCGCAAGGCGCACGGCGACAAGGTCATCCTTGACGACGTGACGCTGAGCTTCCTGCCCGGCGCGAAGATCGGTGTGGTGGGTCCCAACGGTGCCGGTAAGTCCACGGTGCTGAAGATCATGGCCGGCCTGGAGCAGCCGTCCAACGGCGACGCGTTCCTGTCGCCCGGGTACAGCGTCGGCATCCTCATGCAGGAGCCGAAGCTGGACGAGAGCAAGACCGTCCTGGAGAACGTGCAGGACGGCGCCGCCGAGATCATGGGCAAGCTCCAGCGCTTCAACGAGGTCGCCGAGCTCATGGCGACCGACTACTCCGACGCGCTCATGGAGGAGATGGGCAAGCTCCAGGAGGACCTGGACCACGCCAACGCGTGGGACCTGGACGCCCAGCTCGAGCAGGCCATGGACGCGCTGGGCTGCCCGCCCGGCGACTGGCCGGTCGTCAACCTCTCCGGTGGTGAGAAGCGCCGCGTCGCGCTCTGCAAGCTGCTGATCGAGGCGCCCGACCTGCTCCTCCTCGACGAGCCCACCAACCACCTCGACGCCGAGTCGGTGAACTGGCTGGAGCAGCACCTGTCGAAGTACGCGGGCGCCGTGGTGGCCGTGACCCACGACCGGTACTTCCTCAACAACGTCGCCGAGTGGATCCTCGAGCTGGACCGCGGCCGCGCGATCCCCTACGAGGGCAACTACTCGACGTACCTCGACAAGAAGGCCTCCCGCCTCAAGGTCGAGGGCCGCAAGGACGAGAAGCGCGCCAAGCGGCTCAAGGAAGAGCTCGAGTGGGTGCGGTCCAACGCCAAGGGCCGGCAGACCAAGTCCAAGGCGCGTCTCGCTCGCTACGAGGAGATGGCCGCCGAGGCGGACAAGATGCGGAAGCTGGACTTCGAGGAGATCCAGATCCCGCCGGGCCCGCGTCTGGGCTCGATCGTCGTCGAGGTCGAGAACCTCTCGAAGGCCTTCGGCGACAAGGTGCTCATCGACGACCTGAGCTTCACGCTGCCGCGCAACGGCATCGTGGGCATCATCGGTCCCAACGGTGCCGGCAAGACCACGCTGTTCAAGATGCTCCAGGGTCTGGAGACCCCGGACTCGGGCAGCATCAAGATCGGCGACACGGTCAAGATCTCGTACGTCGACCAGAGCCGCGCCAACATCGACCCCAAGAAGACCCTCTGGGCGGTCGTGTCGGACGAGCTCGACTACATCAACGTCGGCCAGGTCGAGATGCCGTCGCGCGCGTACGTCAGCGCCTTCGGCTTCAAGGGCCCGGACCAGCAGAAGCCGGCCGGGGTGCTCTCCGGTGGTGAGCGCAACCGCCTCAACCTGGCGCTGACCCTCAAGGAGGGCGGCAACCTGCTCCTCCTCGACGAGCCGACGAACGACCTCGACGTCGAGACCCTGTCGTCGCTGGAGAACGCGCTGCTCGAGTTCCCGGGTGCGGCCGTGGTCATCTCCCACGACCGTTGGTTCCTGGACCGAGTGGCGACGCACATCCTCGCGTACGAGGGCGAGTCCAAGTGGTACTGGTTCGAGGGCAACTTCGAGTCGTACGAGAAGAACAAGATCGAGCGCCTGGGCGCGGACGCGGCCCGTCCGCACCGTGCCACGTACAAGAAGCTGACCCGAGGCTGA
- a CDS encoding acyl-CoA thioesterase: MTRHIYSCPLRWSDMDAFGHVNNVVFLRYLEEARIDFMFRLAPGDGSPSFSGGSVVARHEIDYVRPLVHRHEPVTVESWVTKIGAASLTIAYEIKDPEQVYVRASTVVVPFNLEAQRPRRITAEEKLYLQEYLDGPEALAA; the protein is encoded by the coding sequence ATGACGAGGCACATCTACTCCTGCCCCCTGCGCTGGTCGGACATGGACGCCTTCGGGCACGTCAACAACGTCGTCTTCCTGCGGTACTTGGAAGAGGCGCGCATTGACTTCATGTTCCGGCTCGCGCCGGGTGACGGGTCGCCGTCGTTCTCCGGCGGCTCCGTCGTCGCACGGCACGAGATCGACTACGTACGGCCGCTGGTGCACCGGCACGAGCCCGTCACCGTCGAGTCGTGGGTGACGAAGATAGGCGCGGCCTCGCTCACCATCGCGTACGAGATCAAGGATCCCGAGCAGGTGTACGTGCGGGCCTCGACGGTCGTCGTGCCCTTCAACCTGGAGGCCCAGCGGCCTCGGCGGATCACCGCCGAGGAGAAGCTGTACCTCCAGGAGTACCTCGATGGGCCGGAGGCGCTCGCCGCATGA
- a CDS encoding globin, giving the protein MKEIPRGTLQEQTFYEQVGGEETFRRLVHRFYQGVAEDPLLKPMYPEEDLGPAEERLALFLMQYWGGPRTYSDNRGHPRLRMRHAPFVVDQAAHDAWLKHMRDAVDELGLSEEHTHTLWSYLTYAAASMVNTAG; this is encoded by the coding sequence GTGAAAGAGATCCCGCGCGGCACGCTTCAGGAGCAGACCTTCTACGAGCAGGTCGGTGGCGAGGAGACCTTCCGGCGCCTGGTGCACCGCTTCTACCAGGGCGTTGCCGAGGACCCGCTGCTGAAGCCGATGTACCCGGAGGAGGACCTGGGTCCGGCCGAGGAGCGCCTTGCCCTGTTCCTGATGCAGTACTGGGGCGGCCCCCGCACCTACAGCGACAACCGCGGCCACCCGCGCCTGCGCATGCGGCACGCCCCGTTCGTGGTCGATCAGGCGGCGCACGACGCATGGCTCAAGCACATGCGGGACGCGGTCGACGAGCTCGGACTGAGCGAGGAGCACACGCACACGCTCTGGAGCTATCTGACGTACGCGGCCGCTTCGATGGTCAACACGGCGGGCTGA
- a CDS encoding methyltransferase domain-containing protein, producing the protein MGAPEPEPRLDDPRVDADHAAAARAALVAEIEASGAFDGDLSWRAEFAQVARHVFVPYYFIGTTTGYERLWGEDPDPERRERWLRGAYADAPLATRVRDGELISSSSQPSLMAKMLVELDVREGHAVLEIGAGTGYNAALLAHRLGDSLVTTVDLDPEITEAARTHLAAAGHRPAVVTGDGARGCPERAPYDRIIATCTLTTVPRPWIAQCRPGARILAPLATGLIALEVRDSGHAEGHFLHTPAYFVPLRGAEKRAGRPQHIGGLPRGALQNELFRFLLALTEGVLDPHEALALWRREGRPERERFGVTVSGQYAWAWLDDPAGPYAWPLP; encoded by the coding sequence ATGGGTGCGCCGGAACCGGAACCCCGCCTCGACGACCCGCGCGTGGACGCCGACCACGCCGCGGCGGCCCGTGCCGCCCTGGTGGCGGAGATCGAGGCGAGCGGGGCGTTCGACGGCGACCTGTCGTGGCGGGCGGAGTTCGCGCAGGTGGCACGGCATGTGTTCGTTCCGTACTACTTCATCGGTACGACGACGGGCTATGAGCGGCTCTGGGGCGAGGACCCCGACCCGGAGCGCCGGGAGCGCTGGCTGCGCGGGGCCTATGCGGACGCACCGCTGGCCACGCGGGTGCGGGACGGGGAGCTGATCTCGTCCAGCAGCCAGCCGTCGCTGATGGCCAAGATGCTGGTGGAGCTGGACGTGCGCGAGGGGCACGCGGTGCTCGAAATCGGCGCCGGGACCGGCTACAACGCGGCGCTGCTCGCCCATCGCCTCGGGGACTCGCTGGTCACGACGGTCGACCTGGACCCGGAGATCACCGAGGCCGCGCGCACGCATCTGGCCGCCGCCGGACACCGCCCCGCCGTGGTCACCGGGGACGGCGCGCGAGGGTGCCCCGAGCGGGCCCCGTACGACCGGATCATCGCGACCTGCACCCTGACCACCGTGCCGCGCCCCTGGATCGCGCAGTGCCGGCCGGGGGCCCGGATCCTGGCGCCGCTCGCGACCGGTCTGATCGCGCTCGAAGTGCGGGACTCGGGGCACGCGGAGGGGCACTTCCTGCACACGCCCGCCTACTTCGTGCCGCTGCGGGGCGCCGAGAAGCGGGCCGGGCGGCCGCAGCACATCGGCGGGCTGCCGCGCGGGGCGTTGCAGAACGAGCTGTTCCGGTTCCTGCTCGCGCTGACCGAGGGCGTGCTCGATCCACATGAGGCGCTGGCCCTGTGGCGGCGCGAGGGGCGGCCGGAGCGGGAGCGGTTCGGGGTGACGGTGAGCGGCCAGTACGCATGGGCCTGGCTGGATGATCCAGCCGGTCCGTACGCCTGGCCGCTTCCGTGA
- a CDS encoding FHA domain-containing protein, producing MPTCPNGHQSGSDDWCEVCGHRMAGAGAPGAVPPPPPPPPGAGYGYPQQPGQPGPPPPPGAGYGYPQDPGAAPELCPQCQTPREANAPFCEQCRWNFLTNTATSYTPAAPRPQGGPALNLPPGFSQAPPPGPGSPQGAPPGPGFQQAPPGPGTVGGEYTSSRPSQMNRPAEPLPGPHFGGDDDWQNRPQPGQAPQPGMGAPGQQGPGPGAPQGMGAPQGMGAPQPPAPQGMGAPQPPAPQGPGPGQGGPQGFPGQGPGPGQGGPQGFPDQGPGPGQGAPQGFPDQGFPDQGFQQGPPPPPPAAGFQQQVQPAGEPLPPNPSFGGDDDWMIPPPSGQAPPAAAASSAPPMQQQPFAPQGQGAPQGYPDQSQAGFDPNGGGFPGGPPQQQGYPDQSQGQPQGGYGYPQTQAPAPTGWTATVGPDRDYFMAMMQRSGPDASGLNLPAYSPEQQRQLVGNQITIGRRRHSTGDTPDIDLSVPPEDPGVSHQHAVLVQQPDGSWAVVDQNSTNGTTVNGGEEPIQPFVPVPLQDGDRVHVGAWTTITVRRG from the coding sequence ATGCCGACCTGCCCGAACGGACACCAGTCGGGTTCCGACGACTGGTGCGAGGTCTGCGGCCACCGCATGGCCGGAGCAGGGGCGCCCGGTGCTGTGCCGCCGCCTCCCCCGCCGCCCCCGGGCGCCGGTTACGGCTACCCGCAGCAGCCCGGCCAGCCCGGACCGCCGCCACCGCCCGGCGCCGGTTACGGCTACCCGCAGGATCCCGGCGCCGCTCCCGAGCTGTGCCCGCAGTGCCAGACTCCGCGCGAGGCGAACGCCCCGTTCTGCGAGCAGTGCCGCTGGAACTTCCTGACCAACACGGCGACGTCGTACACGCCCGCGGCCCCGCGCCCGCAGGGCGGCCCCGCCCTCAACCTGCCGCCGGGCTTCTCGCAGGCACCGCCGCCGGGCCCCGGCTCCCCGCAGGGTGCGCCGCCCGGCCCCGGTTTCCAGCAGGCCCCGCCGGGTCCCGGCACCGTGGGCGGCGAGTACACCAGCTCGCGGCCCTCGCAGATGAACCGCCCCGCCGAGCCGCTGCCCGGCCCGCACTTCGGCGGAGACGACGACTGGCAGAACCGGCCGCAGCCCGGCCAGGCACCTCAGCCCGGCATGGGCGCACCCGGCCAGCAGGGCCCCGGTCCGGGCGCACCGCAGGGCATGGGCGCACCGCAGGGAATGGGCGCGCCACAGCCGCCGGCACCGCAGGGCATGGGCGCGCCTCAGCCGCCCGCGCCGCAGGGTCCCGGTCCGGGTCAGGGTGGTCCGCAGGGCTTTCCCGGCCAGGGGCCCGGTCCGGGTCAGGGCGGTCCGCAGGGCTTCCCCGACCAAGGCCCCGGTCCCGGTCAGGGTGCGCCGCAGGGCTTTCCCGACCAGGGCTTCCCCGACCAGGGCTTCCAGCAGGGGCCGCCGCCTCCGCCGCCTGCTGCCGGGTTCCAGCAGCAGGTCCAACCGGCTGGTGAGCCGCTGCCGCCGAACCCCAGCTTCGGCGGTGACGACGACTGGATGATCCCGCCGCCGTCCGGCCAGGCACCCCCGGCTGCCGCCGCCTCGTCGGCCCCGCCGATGCAGCAGCAGCCGTTCGCACCGCAGGGCCAGGGCGCCCCGCAGGGCTACCCCGACCAGAGCCAGGCCGGCTTCGACCCGAACGGCGGCGGCTTCCCGGGCGGACCCCCGCAGCAGCAGGGCTACCCGGACCAGAGCCAGGGCCAGCCCCAGGGCGGCTACGGCTACCCGCAGACCCAGGCGCCCGCGCCGACGGGCTGGACGGCGACGGTCGGGCCCGACCGCGACTACTTCATGGCGATGATGCAGCGCAGCGGCCCCGACGCGTCGGGGCTCAACCTGCCCGCGTACTCGCCGGAGCAGCAGCGCCAGCTGGTCGGCAACCAGATCACGATCGGCCGCCGCCGGCACTCCACCGGCGACACCCCGGACATCGATCTGTCGGTGCCGCCGGAGGACCCGGGCGTCTCGCACCAGCACGCGGTCCTGGTCCAGCAGCCGGACGGCTCCTGGGCGGTCGTCGACCAGAACTCCACCAACGGCACGACGGTGAACGGCGGCGAGGAGCCCATCCAGCCCTTCGTCCCGGTCCCGCTGCAGGACGGCGACCGCGTGCACGTGGGCGCGTGGACGACGATCACCGTCAGGCGCGGCTGA
- a CDS encoding vWA domain-containing protein gives MANFSKSNVPQFSVDVYQNEYLPDGGREVNAIVTVTSTGGGTLGGMAARTYAAGGGPDAAVAIMVDCSGSMDYPPTKMRNARDATAAAIDTLRDGVHFAVIGGTHVAKEVYPGAGRLAVADAQTRDQAKQALRKLSAGGGTAIGTWLKLADRLLANADVSIRHGILLTDGRNEHESPEDLKAALDASSGRFTCDARGVGTDWEVKEVTGIASALLGTADIVADPAELSADFTQMMEQAMGKEVADVSLRLWTPVGVEIKFVKQVAPTVEQLTDRRTQTGPRAGDYPTGSWGDESRDYHVCVEVPNAELGQEMLAARVSLVIPKDDGSVETLSQALVRAVWTDDMAASTSINPQVAHYTGQAELAQVIQQGLDARKAGDVDGATAKLGRAVQLASASGNEDTAKLLAKVVDVVDAAEGTVRLKAKVAEADSMTLETRSTKTVRVKK, from the coding sequence ATGGCCAATTTCTCGAAGTCGAATGTGCCGCAGTTCTCGGTCGACGTGTACCAGAACGAGTACCTGCCGGACGGCGGCCGCGAGGTCAACGCGATCGTGACCGTGACGTCGACGGGCGGTGGCACGCTGGGGGGCATGGCCGCGCGCACGTACGCCGCGGGCGGCGGGCCCGACGCGGCCGTCGCGATCATGGTCGACTGTTCGGGCTCGATGGACTACCCACCGACCAAGATGCGCAACGCGCGCGACGCCACGGCCGCCGCGATCGACACCCTGCGCGACGGTGTGCACTTCGCGGTGATCGGCGGCACGCACGTCGCCAAGGAGGTCTACCCGGGCGCCGGGCGCCTCGCCGTCGCCGATGCGCAGACCCGTGACCAGGCCAAGCAGGCGCTGCGCAAGCTCAGCGCGGGCGGCGGCACGGCGATCGGCACCTGGCTGAAGCTCGCCGACCGGCTCCTGGCCAACGCGGACGTCTCCATCCGGCACGGCATCCTGCTCACCGACGGGCGCAACGAACACGAGTCGCCCGAGGACCTCAAGGCCGCGCTCGACGCCAGTTCGGGCCGCTTCACCTGCGACGCCCGCGGCGTCGGCACGGACTGGGAGGTCAAGGAGGTCACCGGCATCGCCTCGGCGCTGCTCGGCACCGCCGACATCGTGGCCGACCCGGCCGAGCTCTCCGCCGACTTCACGCAGATGATGGAGCAGGCGATGGGCAAGGAGGTCGCCGACGTCTCGCTGCGGCTGTGGACCCCGGTGGGCGTGGAGATCAAGTTCGTGAAGCAAGTCGCGCCCACGGTCGAGCAGTTGACCGACCGCCGTACGCAGACGGGCCCGCGGGCCGGCGACTACCCGACCGGCTCCTGGGGCGACGAGTCCCGCGACTACCACGTGTGCGTCGAGGTACCGAACGCCGAGCTGGGCCAGGAGATGCTCGCCGCCCGGGTCTCCCTGGTGATCCCCAAGGACGACGGCAGCGTGGAGACGCTCTCCCAGGCGCTCGTACGGGCCGTGTGGACGGACGACATGGCGGCGTCGACCTCGATCAATCCGCAGGTCGCGCACTACACAGGTCAGGCGGAACTGGCACAAGTCATCCAACAGGGTCTGGATGCACGCAAAGCGGGCGACGTGGATGGCGCAACGGCCAAGCTGGGCCGGGCAGTTCAGCTCGCGAGCGCCTCGGGGAACGAGGACACTGCGAAACTCCTTGCGAAGGTGGTCGACGTCGTCGATGCCGCGGAAGGTACTGTGCGACTGAAGGCGAAGGTCGCGGAGGCCGACTCGATGACGCTCGAGACCCGGTCGACAAAGACCGTTCGCGTAAAGAAGTGA